The following is a genomic window from Opisthocomus hoazin isolate bOpiHoa1 chromosome 29, bOpiHoa1.hap1, whole genome shotgun sequence.
ctgggcactcaaaaggataggctagatgtacaagggacgctttagaccctgaaaaggaggggaacgacttggttcctccatggcctccacaaaTGGAGATTTTGTCCCAAATAGAGgactctgggcactccagtggaggctttcaggtgtaaaagagggcttgggacccttcaaagtagagttcagacccgccaaaggatggcttggggcttaagaatacaacactgggccctgaaaatggggctttggaaattacattgaggcattgaaccctgaaattctgatgattttaagccctgaagtgatgctttgggtttgaaaatcagggctttgtgctgttaaaatgggattttagaccctcagaatgaagcttgggacattaaacaaacaaggcttctaagtctaaaggagcagttttgattctacatgaaggctttggctcctgaaaagcaggcttttgaagctaaagatgaggattgagacctcaaatggagactttggaccctataaacaatgctttggactctgaaaaggaggctctgcaccttcaaaatgttgctttgagcccttaatataagcatttgaaccttaaaaggtgggtttggaacttagaaatgagggtttgtaccctaaaaaggaggctttgggtcctaaaaagaaggcattaaaacctacaataaaagtttggacactaaagatgagtcctggagaccaagcgctacACCCacaccgtcccttggcaatgacagactcacagctgaggatggtggccctcttgcaggggcgggcactggcggcggcggggcagagagcggtgcagagtaggtgcaggcggcctcgctgtcgcagccctcgtggaggcagcggcagatctggccccgtctcagcagggcgggcagcgtcaggaaggagatgatgtgcaggagctgtggggatgggggagagcatcagccctgggacctccctgcttcggggggcagaccccagccccacatcccccccgtcctcgccacctcagggcagacactggacggcagccacgtcctgcccctcctcaccaccctgcaggctgctgcggggacgATGTGGCTAcggggaggggatgtgggggaggcgatggccccagggcaagcatcacccccacccagccttgtccaccccaccgccaccccggtggcctcagcatcacggagacggggggttccagaacacggggacagctggggggtgcagaggagacagagaggagcagtggaaggggggaggaggggccctgggcctggtccaggggctgctcggcctcggggcaggccccacaggagccatggtgaagctgggcctggctgcaatcggggcccgcctccttcccatgtagtcttggccggcagaggtcgggagggctgtcagtctcctcccctgaggtgctgctgcctctgattggccccctttgtgttcaggctgccccgctgggtgcctgcccttcatttgaaatgtgacctctgattggctacctgggctgtcgctctgccatggtgtggggcccaccctcccctgaggtgctgctctccgctattggctgcctgaggggccgctctcccctccgccggtgcctgccctgctcccaggcgatgtggtgatgaactccacagggtgggctgggtgctcgcggtgaccctgtgggcacggcagagcagggagcttccgctggggagggagcggcagccatcgcctcgtccaaccgcccgccctgcagggctggcccggcctgacagcagagcatggagggcactgcccaaagggctcctgggcacggacaggctgggggcaccgaccgcctctcaggcagcctgtcccagcgcccggccgccctctcggtgcagaaacggatcctcgtgcccagctgaacacaccctgacgcagctctgagccgttcccatgcgtcctgtccctggaccccagcagcagagctcagcacctccctctcacgtcccctcctggggaagctgtggagagcggtgaagtgggacagtgaaatacgcggctgtgggcaagaacagacaggttggggccccaaaaatgaggattttggccctgaaaatgaggctttgcaggtgaggactctggactgaggcacagggaaccttcccccagctcagggcaaggctgcgccagcccagagcacgcaggaggtggccacctctgcaccgcggcacgattggcgactcgccggcttggcagggcgcgggacCTTTTcgtgcccgggggtgtctggggagggggcaggctgcctaaagcgtctcccctccttctcccctcggggtctctgtgctccagcagggcagctggggctctgctgtaaggactcCCGGGGTCAGCGtgagctgtgctgccgtgggctgctgggaagggatggcattgggatgctccccgggcaaccctgtttcccccgggggctgccatttcccattttcccacccagctgccaggcagccatgctggtgtcggaggggcaggctctgctccaggccccagctgaggtgaggctgacactgccctaccaaagcctcctgctacacagctgtgggattctgggagaaggtgagcacacagggtgtgtgcaaagcagtaacatttgagcacctgcttcttgtcagcatccacaccttcccgagctcacactccttctctctcctcctctggtgatatttccacatttcttctctcagtctaggtttctcctggagaagagaggttgtacaatatgttggaaatacctgtggtcgcgccacccctacacaaagaaaaccttttgcttcacgattcaggagctctgcccagacgtatcaagcacattacccaggactaggagccaggagattccagaagctgagtttcagctctggagaagagttgttttgtgatctgggatgaccccaccttcctccatcactttctctgttggccaaatgaccagtgaaacgccggcctgcctgaggtgaagctgaaggacttcaTTCttttggtaagggcttgggctggcagaagtcactctgtgcctgccaaacaagtcccttttgggaactcacctcttgcagtcgtggaaccccagccactgatgtagcagcttctcagctgcgacactctcagcgaggcgtcgggcacacagacaagctgcacgtagtagccgcactggacaggctggtccaattccagcaaggcaatgtcgttcctctgcgtgatgttgtctccagaatgaccccagctcttccttcagatattgctgaagtctggccacctctcacaccattcccccttaacttctggtgacatctggctcttcctcatggcactgtaactcctgccagctttctttcatatttccaattagcagatgcttcaaccaggtcctaatcatcatccccagagttgtctgcatgtcacatcattattttgcgttctctttctagcctcaatgtgccagtcttcttcatgccatggtggctctgagcacgctcctgtctgaccaggcatggtgtcagccctgctgagcgactcttgccctttgtgctctccttgactgcctgcagcctcattttgccgggcatggaaatgcttgccttgcgcaagagagtgaattggactcaggcacggttaactgtgaaacctggtaactttattccaagaactaagtcagcttcagcatttgtgtgcatggggaggagagcgggcagcacagagcaggcctttgatgctgagcctgcctttggagcagcaggcattgccccagaaggaaatgatcatggtccagtgcagcctgcgctggttcctgttgatcctgctgctcaagcttttttgctcctcaagccttttttcccctgaggaactgcaggagctccttcagccgagtaaagaattccaccagcttctggcgtggaaatggacaggagctaatgctgcccgactgtgttggtgctggtgttggccttggcctctgagaggggcttgaggtggagagaaaatgactccatggctgtgctgttggactatctcttcttgctgagcgcagtcccatctgtagcaggatccagtcgtagaagtgctgcgtggaggtgtagactccaggctggtttggtctggcacagcctctcccccagctggtcactccaacaagccagaagtagtcgtaggtgttatctttgcagaccagaggaccaccgctgtcaccctgcagcggaggagagagggttaaggtggtgttgggtggccccggtcagcactctggctggctccttctctcccgcagcagctgccagagctgtcctgactgcacacaaaggctctgctcaggtgctggagcctacagaagcttgtctggcagggggtggtgggccagtcaggcagggctctctctctgtcctctttgcacagtgatcctggatgtgtggaagaggaatgttgcaggactgggctctggagctgtgggctgccaagagcactagatgggctttgtgggcagagagccaggcctctgggacaagggcggccctgggcaaggacctgcatctgggcaaggggaggtgaaccccaagagtggaggggacccagcagtggcaggctgacttgccaggcaaagcacgcgctggggcaggtttgggcggttgccacagggctgcctgtgctgttgggggtggacttgtagcacgctcctacctggcaggtgtcgatgccgccctgcggatagccagcacacaagttgtggctgtggatggcccctccgtaccagcggctgctgttgcagagcttgatatcgatgaggcggaccttggcctcctgcaggacataacttggtcccccagctgtcagcacagaaaggagttaacagccagcagctcgctgccacttctcctcttctccccccaacccctccccggcgtctggctgaagccctgccctagggctgggctttgcgtctccagaggcactgtgccgctgctgtctcccttctgtcttgcttggggtaatgggccaggcccacctctccatcggcatgcaccccgcagcccgactctggctttcgcctctgctgtcaggaagcccaccccgcctccccagtgtgcccagcctgcgctcaggacaccactcccttttgggaactcacctcttgcagtcgtggaaccccagccactgacgtaacagcttctcagctgcgacactctcagccaggcgtcgggcacacaggcaagctgcacgtagtagccgcacaggacaggctggtccaattccagcaaggcaatgtcgttcctctgcgtgatgttgtagtagtgctcgtgaaccagtagccgcttaatagtgcgcacttgggtctcagggcccagctgagtcaagtggctggccccgatcaccacgtgccacatggtgatgtgcctgcaaggcaggtggagagaggggtcagagggagcgcagccccgtgctgcaagcagcccagcagttgcctgccttctgctgcacagggcagagaggaaggcagcgctacggtgggtgcgactgccctagcacgccttgggcacaaggagtgtcgggcgggaggctgctaggaagccgtggcgtgagcccagccctctcgcgagcagtctctcagctgggcttggcagtgcccaggcactgggcgtgttgcaagggagcgggatgggatccgaggtacagaaatgaccacagtgccacatgcaaatacaagcctaatttcatgcacagtgatgttatcatgtcataagtcgatatcatacagtacagaaaaatcatcagtctgactttttccccaaggtaataaacagcacggcaacgaacacataaagcaaatatgggtttaaataccagagacatttgatcaaagtcataagcatttttaccagcgactatttaactgacacagaaaaatgcgtataacataatttaacaaaatctaagaaaactgttttaactcccgcttctcagccctgctgttatttcCGCGCCACACTTGGGTGCCATATTTAATGTTCTtgtttggctgccgccggcaactaaagcgccatgtggccgcccctcccccccgccggggtgcggaggaaaatggaaagaaacaggcagaaaactggtgggtggggataagggcagtttaatagaacagcaaacagagggaacagcaacaacaacgttacagatgaggagaaaagcacaagacaaacCGCCCAACCCAGAGAGTCGTTCTCCTGGACCGGACCagtgcccgcgctcccgagccgcgagtgagttcccgcacccagctgccccccactggaacccagcatggtggcacatgctatggaataccctgttccgtttggtcaggtggggtcagcacccccagctgtgccccttcctggagtccggtgaaaattcaccctgtcctggccaaacccaggacactctggaACAAAACTCATCTTCTGTCCTAGCACATGCGCACTGTGTGATGCGTCTACCcagcatgctttctctttctgttgtagttTGCCTTGTGCATCAAAgctactgcttctttctcttgcaggtcaAGGTCCAGAATATGGGGCCAGTGGTAAGGATGCCCTGAGTAGGATCCAAAGGCTGATGGCAGAAGGTGGCATGACTGCTGtggtccagcaggagcagagtacCACCATGGCGTCCATGGGCGGCTTTGGCAACAAAATCATTGTGAGCCACCGGATCCACCGCAGCTCTCAGACTGGTGCAGAGTCTGCCTTCGTTCAGGGCACATCAGCACCGCagtccagctcacagcagctggcagccgaGCTGGAGGGACGGATCCTGTCGGAGTCTATGCAGCTGTCAGAGCATGGCCTGAGCCCGCGGACAGCCCCTGGTGGGAGTGAAGGACAAAGCGCTGGGGATctggacatgctggagcaggcccagTCCTCCATGGACACTGAGGGACCAACTGAGTATGGTGACCTAACTAATaataaccatcttcctgacagtaCCAACTTCTACAGGAATGAGAGCACCAGTGGGGAGTGGCAGAAGAGGGAGAGACTGAGCCGTGTGTTGGTGCTACCCTTGTactgctcagcagagacctgtacctcacagctggccaggagctggaagagtagGGACGTGTGGCTCTGACAGGATGCTGGCGGTTCAGAGGGCTCCTTGATCCTGGGTGAGTGGGAAGGGACAAGGACTGCAAGGGAAGCCATGGGGAAGAAAGCATACTTCACTTGCAACATTCCCACTGCCAAAGCGTTGGCAGGAATATGAACCATACTGGCTGCACATCATGCAGATTTTGAAGCCCCATGGGatcccctgagctcagccctaACCCTGCAGTTCGGTCAGTGTCATCCTTTGTaaagctgctttcctttcctctttcctgcccttaTATGCCTGGGGGCTGGTGAGTAGAGTGAAGAAGGcctgcagcatccttctggagacagGCAGTCCTACTGGGCAAACCTGGGCGTGGTGCTCCAGCTCCATCGCTGGAGTGGAGGAGTCTTCAGGCCATAGCCCCGCTCCATGGCACACCACTGCTTGCCCTTTGGAGCATGCTATTCTGAGACCTGTTCTGCCCGCactgtggtcttttttgggaagaaCGGGGCTTTGGCGAAAGCTGCATGGCTCAGGATCTGCTGCTCAGTTGGGGATCTTTCCTTTTTAGAGAGTTAGTTTAGCACTTGGTGGGAACCTAAGCAGAGCTTCTGTACAGAGGGGTAGAGGGACAGCGGCTGCTGCTCTCTAGTCAGGATGCAGTTCGTGCAAGGATGTTCTAAGCTGTGCCAGTATTAACGTGAATGAGCCGTCCCAGTGGCGTGGTGCCAGGACTGAGCTGCACCTCCTTGGCAGGGGGCAGGAAACGTCTTtcagctccaggccaggctgtgaGGTATGGGTCTGTGATGTAAGGTGTTGCATGTGAAAGCTTGACCTTGTACAGGTAGTTTATAGTGGAGATATCAAGGCTctggcattttggttttagtctcaaatgtgattttccttttcatttgtaactctccatccctagcaggcttgtggaggaaggacagggagagcgTGAGTGCTAATGAGGGAAACACCAAAGatcaatgtcattaaaatatgaCAAACCCTTGCTTGACCtactgtcttcatttgtgtgGTGATTGTCTCTGTGTTCGGCCGTGGGGTAGGTACATCCAGCTCAGAAGCTCAAGGTAGCTTACAAATGTCAGATGATGACCACCCCCTtcgcaggaggaaaacaggcttaGCCTTTGAGTTGGAAGcccaaaactgggaaatggggaggagcatttgggagtcttgcttgcaaattgtcttttaacCAGTCTAGAGATGAGCAGGCACTTCTGCGTTTCCCACCATTCAAGTActgcaacagggagaaagaggagcgtTGCTCCTGTCGTGCTTAAAAAGATATGTAGAGATGAGCACCGTCTGTCGTAGGCAAGCAGAGAGTGGTCTTTCTTGCTGACCTCAGAGCAGAAAAGTGGTGCAGTATCTGGCTGTCCTGGATAAAGAAATGCATGCCCTGGTGTTACCACTCTGTGGTGAGGGATGCTTCCCCTGCCGTCTGagcacctgctggcagctgctgtgctcctgctcagctcctctagactctgcgctgcaaagacattacaataaataaggctgtcattaggcagcactcaagctcccagtcagaagagtctgttagagaacattaagcaaatcttctcttaaatcacagcctggaaatgaatcttaaatcaaatcagctgctgccaggcctcaTTGCAGAGTGTTAATGAGTCTCTAAAACCTGCCCTGAGCCAAGCACATCCCTGATCTGACAGGAGAGCAGCCTGAAAAATGGGATTCCCTTGTGTGGCGAGAAGGGTTTCGGGCATCCCTGATTGCCCCAGTGTGGGGTGGCCTGAGGATGTGCTGGCActtgggggcaggaggagctatGCCTCAGCTGCAGGCTTGGGCAGACAGGGCGGTGCAGGCCTAGGTAGAGCTGTTTACtgctctgcttgaaaacaaactaaaacagagcctggaaaaaaaaactgcttctgtttcagctcagcctggcatcTCCTCTTCGCTCTCCCTGCACAATTCCTGGAAGAGCCTTGAAGGCCTCTTCTTGGTAGATGTGTTGCAGAGCATTTGCAGATGTCCATTTCCATAGCCAGAGCCAAGTGACCTGCAGGACAATTTCCATCACAGTTGGAGAAAGGTCTTCTGGGATGCCTCACTCTGGCAGATTCTCAGAGACCTGGCACACACCATGGCTGGGCACTctggccttggctgctgtgcagaggcttgaaacctgctctgctgaggacttccccttagtccagtcctgcccccactggagacagtggcagagcaggcagtgagctccagtggaagcaggagcaaaccacagctgctgtctttggaTGTGGACTTGAGACATCTCTgaagctccagagcagctttttgtTCGAGGCTTCTAGGGAAACTCTTCCAGATGAGGTAAGGATGGAGGCCTGGTCAGAGCAGGCAGGTTTGATGTTTCTCCTGACCCACTTTGTAGCTCTGGGCCAAAGGCTGGTaacagctgcagcctgacttctgtgttcatacaggttttaagcaggaacagtgggcagggtgggtgtgggtggcCTTAATCTTCACATGCTGCCTTGGACATGCTTTGTAGATGACCTGCTGTGGCCACACAACTAA
Proteins encoded in this region:
- the LOC142364755 gene encoding acrosin-like, which encodes MWHVVIGASHLTQLGPETQVRTIKRLLVHEHYYNITQRNDIALLELDQPVLCGYYVQLACVPDAWLRVSQLRSCYVSGWGSTTARAGGPSYVLQEAKVRLIDIKLCNSSRWYGGAIHSHNLCAGYPQGGIDTCQGDSGGPLVCKDNTYDYFWLVGVTSWGRGCARPNQPGVYTSTQHFYDWILLQMGLRSARRDSPTAQPWSHFLSTSSPSQRPRPTPAPTQSGSISSCPFPRQKLVEFFTRLKELLQFLRGKKA